A section of the Neisseria dumasiana genome encodes:
- a CDS encoding serine hydrolase, which translates to MMNISKKIAAACLSIGLAAFSLPAAADDLDVLGQFLEQNFPVESDPLGAFATMKIEDQLEAQAAYAGPLLSSQSALIVNNKTGEVLFQKNPNRVMPIASISKLMSAMVVLDANQNMNEPITITAAEIDRLKGTGSRLAIGTTLTRGELLHLSLMSSENRATHALGRSYPGGMPAFVDAMNRKAQSLGMGNTRFYEPTGLDFRNVSTANDLSKMVQAASKYPVIRRDSVSNYRAVYTNRGQQSYKNSNALVREGGWNIELQKTGYIREAGRSMVVKAKVQNQPVTIVLLNAPSSLSRVNDARKIESWMLQKRS; encoded by the coding sequence ATGATGAATATCAGCAAAAAAATTGCCGCCGCTTGTTTGAGTATCGGTTTGGCAGCTTTCAGCCTGCCTGCGGCGGCCGATGACTTAGACGTGTTAGGGCAATTTTTAGAGCAGAATTTTCCGGTTGAAAGCGATCCGTTGGGCGCATTCGCCACAATGAAAATCGAAGATCAGTTAGAAGCGCAGGCTGCTTATGCAGGTCCTTTGCTGTCTTCGCAATCTGCTTTAATCGTCAACAATAAAACAGGCGAGGTGCTTTTTCAGAAGAACCCCAACCGCGTGATGCCGATTGCCTCGATTTCAAAATTGATGTCTGCCATGGTTGTGCTTGATGCCAATCAGAATATGAATGAGCCGATTACCATTACCGCTGCGGAAATCGACCGTTTGAAAGGCACCGGCAGCCGCTTGGCAATAGGCACTACTTTAACCCGCGGCGAACTGCTTCATTTGAGTTTGATGAGCAGTGAAAACCGTGCCACTCATGCACTCGGCAGAAGTTATCCGGGCGGTATGCCCGCTTTCGTGGATGCCATGAACCGTAAAGCGCAAAGCTTGGGTATGGGCAACACCCGTTTCTACGAACCGACCGGTTTGGACTTCCGTAATGTTTCAACTGCGAACGATTTGAGCAAAATGGTACAGGCGGCGAGTAAGTATCCCGTTATCCGCCGCGACAGTGTTTCAAATTATCGTGCGGTTTATACCAACCGGGGGCAGCAAAGCTATAAAAACAGCAATGCTTTGGTTCGTGAAGGCGGTTGGAATATTGAGCTTCAAAAAACCGGCTATATCCGCGAGGCAGGCCGCTCTATGGTTGTGAAGGCGAAAGTTCAGAACCAACCGGTAACCATTGTTTTGTTGAATGCGCCTTCATCTCTCAGCCGCGTGAACGATGCGCGCAAAATTGAATCTTGGATGCTGCAAAAACGCTCTTAA